A region from the Ichthyobacterium seriolicida genome encodes:
- a CDS encoding BspA family leucine-rich repeat surface protein, whose amino-acid sequence MKFKRISLFLLCAVLSFNSCIKEEVVGVKNEEEGKSGNKILSFELRNVPSNVDVSTDINHADPSISISMNGLISYYDLKSISPSISVSKGAKISYDKLKDFTDTDNPITYTVISESGESRNYKVKFTYELKKFISRWEGSNTIKLPIYKGGDYDFVVDWGDGSKKQKITSYKEVKHRYKDSKEKTITITGKIEGFNFGKVKISQHIETSENHIISIDDWGDLKLLNSIERENPGNNPFLGGKGGVFQGCGKLISLPSTPPDLEKVTDMTNMFKDTYSFNQDLNNWDVSKVTNMTSVFTSAVSFNGNISKWNVKNVTNMSKMFSNARAFNQNIGDWDVSSVTNMEGMFGYTKVFNQSLNKWKVDNVTNMKSMFSSAIAFNQDLNGWNVGNVTNMSSMFSGGYGMTVAFNGDISGWDVLKVTDMSYMFERASSFNRDISNWDVRSVTNMSRMFFSSWTEDPIPFNRDISGWDVSKVTDCIGFSTNTSNFENNNKPSFSNCNSELVYKRI is encoded by the coding sequence ATGAAATTCAAAAGAATATCGTTGTTTTTACTATGTGCAGTTTTGTCGTTTAATTCTTGCATTAAAGAGGAGGTCGTTGGTGTGAAGAATGAGGAAGAGGGGAAAAGTGGAAATAAAATATTGTCATTCGAATTAAGAAATGTTCCTAGTAATGTAGATGTATCTACAGACATTAATCACGCGGATCCTTCTATTTCAATATCTATGAATGGTTTAATATCCTACTATGATTTAAAAAGCATATCACCTTCTATAAGTGTTTCTAAAGGGGCTAAGATAAGTTATGATAAATTGAAGGATTTTACAGATACTGATAACCCCATAACATACACTGTGATATCTGAGAGTGGCGAATCGAGGAATTATAAAGTAAAATTCACTTATGAGTTAAAGAAATTTATTTCAAGATGGGAAGGTAGTAATACTATAAAATTGCCTATATACAAGGGGGGTGATTATGATTTCGTCGTAGATTGGGGAGATGGTTCAAAAAAACAAAAAATCACTTCTTATAAAGAGGTGAAGCACAGATATAAGGATTCTAAAGAAAAGACTATTACTATCACAGGAAAAATAGAAGGGTTCAATTTTGGTAAAGTTAAAATCAGCCAACATATCGAAACTAGTGAAAATCACATAATAAGTATAGATGATTGGGGAGATTTGAAATTATTAAATAGTATAGAGCGTGAAAACCCAGGAAATAATCCTTTTCTTGGAGGAAAGGGTGGAGTTTTCCAAGGATGTGGAAAATTAATAAGTCTACCTTCAACCCCTCCTGATTTGGAAAAAGTTACTGATATGACCAATATGTTTAAAGATACATATTCTTTTAATCAGGATCTTAATAACTGGGATGTATCAAAAGTCACTAATATGACGTCTGTATTCACGTCAGCTGTATCTTTTAATGGGAATATCAGTAAGTGGAATGTAAAAAATGTTACTAATATGTCAAAGATGTTTAGCAACGCTCGTGCTTTTAATCAAAATATAGGGGATTGGGATGTAAGTAGTGTCACTAATATGGAGGGTATGTTTGGGTATACTAAAGTTTTTAATCAGAGTTTAAATAAATGGAAAGTAGATAACGTCACTAATATGAAATCTATGTTTAGTAGCGCTATAGCTTTTAATCAGGATTTAAATGGTTGGAACGTAGGGAATGTCACTAATATGTCGAGTATGTTTTCTGGTGGTTACGGTATGACTGTTGCTTTTAATGGGGATATTAGTGGCTGGGATGTGTTAAAAGTTACTGATATGTCTTATATGTTTGAAAGGGCTTCAAGTTTTAATCGTGATATTAGTAACTGGGATGTAAGGAGTGTAACTAATATGAGTAGAATGTTTTTTTCTAGTTGGACTGAAGATCCTATTCCTTTTAATAGAGATATTAGTGGCTGGGATGTGTCAAAAGTTACTGATTGTATTGGTTTTTCTACAAACACATCAAATTTTGAAAATAATAATAAACCTTCCTTCTCTAATTGTAACTCTGAATTAGTATATAAAAGAATATAA
- a CDS encoding transposase, with product MYLDHGEKHQHFMSFTYKAKSWHKPQQCYSKVESTGLGMNIRHFSSNLPQKDAREIYFNFYVKRGDSSENRINPYYSWFVFQFEYKVLFLKGFNQK from the coding sequence ATGTATTTAGATCATGGAGAGAAGCACCAACATTTTATGAGCTTCACTTACAAAGCCAAGAGTTGGCACAAGCCTCAACAGTGCTATTCTAAAGTTGAGAGTACAGGATTAGGGATGAACATAAGGCATTTTTCTAGTAACCTTCCCCAAAAGGACGCTAGAGAAATTTACTTTAACTTTTATGTTAAAAGAGGTGATTCAAGTGAAAATAGAATTAACCCGTATTATTCATGGTTTGTATTTCAATTTGAATATAAAGTGTTATTTTTAAAGGGTTTCAACCAAAAATAA
- a CDS encoding BspA family leucine-rich repeat surface protein, protein MKKKILLFCLFSFQAALFTRCVKNEKVEDVLSNIISISSLKFDSAENEGLVEEDVSVNFDPNDSTKISVILPYKKRELITKLVPKIEFSGKRIDPDPSTINDFSSPVSFKITSEKGDSKTYTVTVSTLEASSENKILSFSLDILASLGLSTSIDHDNSQIVISSSTEKVFSYYELEKIKNIVPSIEISELASISDNSKVIDLLSISAEPTEYVVTSESRELRTYRLIGDYKLKEFVSKWNPITTYISYSENKDVKLPIYEGGDYDFTVDWGDGTEKQIVTSHDSPGATHRYATGGEKTVTITGKIEGFNFKKVTDSKEQIIEISSWGDLKFGNAGGYLKDCEKLSSLPSECPDLEGVTDLSETFYGARVFNDDISNWNVSKVENMSGMFRNALAFDKELNAWDVSSVTNMSEMFKGADAFNQNIGDWDVSSVTNMESMFGGTKVFNQGLNKWKVDNVTNMESMFSSAKSFNQDLNDWKVENVTNMSSMFSGGYNITVAFNGDISNWNVSKVENMSNMFERASSFNRDISNWDVSSVTNMYRMFSSGWTGASIPFNQDISGWDVRKVTNCNGFSKNTSNFTNNKPSFSNCNSN, encoded by the coding sequence ATGAAAAAAAAGATTTTATTATTCTGTTTATTTTCTTTTCAAGCAGCTTTATTTACTCGTTGTGTAAAAAATGAAAAAGTAGAAGACGTATTGTCAAATATTATATCTATTTCTTCTTTAAAATTTGACTCTGCCGAGAATGAAGGCTTGGTAGAAGAAGATGTAAGTGTTAATTTTGATCCCAACGACTCTACTAAAATATCTGTCATTTTACCCTATAAAAAAAGAGAATTAATAACAAAGTTAGTTCCTAAAATAGAATTTTCAGGGAAGAGGATAGATCCAGACCCTAGCACGATTAATGATTTTTCGTCCCCTGTATCTTTTAAAATCACTTCTGAAAAGGGAGACTCTAAAACCTATACAGTAACGGTCTCTACATTAGAAGCTAGTTCTGAAAATAAAATATTGTCTTTTAGTCTTGATATACTTGCCAGTTTAGGTTTATCAACTAGTATTGACCATGATAATTCACAAATAGTTATATCATCTTCAACAGAAAAGGTATTTTCTTACTATGAATTAGAAAAAATAAAAAACATAGTACCGTCAATAGAAATTTCAGAATTGGCTTCTATATCCGATAATTCTAAAGTTATAGACCTTTTGAGTATTTCTGCAGAACCTACAGAGTATGTGGTGACGTCTGAAAGTAGAGAACTTAGAACATATAGATTAATAGGTGATTATAAGTTAAAAGAGTTTGTGTCGAAATGGAATCCAATAACCACATATATAAGTTATAGCGAAAATAAAGATGTAAAGTTACCTATATACGAAGGGGGTGATTATGATTTTACGGTAGATTGGGGAGATGGCACAGAAAAACAAATAGTTACTTCTCATGATAGTCCTGGTGCTACACATAGATATGCAACAGGAGGAGAAAAAACAGTAACCATTACTGGAAAAATAGAGGGCTTTAACTTCAAAAAGGTTACTGATAGTAAAGAACAAATAATAGAAATTTCATCTTGGGGAGATTTGAAATTTGGTAATGCGGGAGGTTATTTAAAAGATTGTGAAAAATTGAGTTCATTACCTTCGGAATGTCCAGATTTAGAGGGAGTGACTGATCTATCTGAGACGTTTTATGGAGCTAGAGTCTTCAATGATGATATAAGTAATTGGAACGTTTCTAAGGTAGAAAATATGTCTGGTATGTTTCGTAACGCTTTAGCTTTTGATAAAGAATTAAATGCTTGGGATGTTTCTAGTGTTACTAATATGTCAGAGATGTTTAAAGGTGCTGATGCTTTTAATCAAAATATAGGGGATTGGGATGTAAGTAGTGTCACTAATATGGAGAGTATGTTTGGAGGTACTAAAGTTTTTAATCAGGGTTTAAATAAATGGAAAGTAGATAATGTCACTAATATGGAATCTATGTTTAGTAGCGCTAAATCTTTCAATCAGGATTTAAATGATTGGAAGGTAGAGAATGTCACTAATATGTCGAGTATGTTTTCTGGTGGTTACAATATCACTGTCGCTTTTAATGGTGATATAAGTAATTGGAACGTTTCTAAGGTAGAAAATATGTCTAATATGTTTGAAAGGGCTTCAAGTTTTAATCGTGATATTAGTAACTGGGATGTAAGTAGTGTAACTAATATGTATAGAATGTTTTCTTCTGGCTGGACTGGAGCTTCTATTCCTTTTAATCAAGACATTAGTGGCTGGGATGTGAGAAAAGTTACTAATTGCAATGGTTTTTCTAAAAACACATCAAATTTTACAAATAATAAACCTTCTTTCTCTAATTGTAACTCTAATTAA
- a CDS encoding BspA family leucine-rich repeat surface protein: MKKKILLFCLFSFQAALFTGCIKNEKVEDVLSNIISISSLKFDSAENEGSVEEDVSVNFDPNDSTKISVILPYKKRELITKLVPKIEFSGKAIDPDPSTINDFSSPVSFKITSEKGDSKTYTVTVSTLEASSENKILSFSLDILASLGLSTSINHDNSQIVISSSTEKVFSYYELEKIENIVPSIEISELASISDDSEVIDLLSISAEPTEYVVTSESGELRTYTLIRDYKLKEFVSKWNPIITPIYGNGQNKDVKLPIYEGGDYDFVVDWGDGTEKQIVTSHDSPSATHRYSTGGEKTVIITGKVEGFNFSKVTDSKEQIIEISSWGDLRFGNEGGYFKDCEKLSSLPSEAPYLEGVTDLSEMFYGAIVFNGDISNWNVSKVENMSGMFRNALAFDKELNAWDVSSVTNMSEMFKGADAFNQNIGDWDVSSVTNMESMFGGTKVFNQDLNDWNVSSVTNMSSMFETAESFNKDLNKWNVGNVTNMSSMFSGGYNITVAFNGNIGEWNVSKVTDMSNMFERASSFNRNISNWNVSNVEDMSKMFSSGWTGNPIPFNQNVSGWNVSKVTDCTDFSKRTSNFEDTNKPSFSCTIGRSYSYRRS, encoded by the coding sequence ATGAAAAAAAAGATTTTATTGTTCTGTTTATTTTCCTTTCAAGCTGCTTTATTTACTGGTTGTATAAAAAATGAAAAAGTAGAAGACGTATTGTCAAATATTATATCTATTTCTTCTTTAAAATTTGACTCTGCCGAGAATGAAGGCTCGGTAGAAGAAGATGTAAGTGTTAATTTTGATCCCAACGACTCTACTAAAATATCTGTCATTTTACCCTATAAGAAGAGAGAATTAATAACAAAATTAGTTCCTAAAATAGAATTTTCAGGAAAGGCAATAGATCCAGACCCTAGCACGATTAATGATTTTTCGTCCCCTGTATCTTTTAAAATCACTTCTGAAAAGGGAGACTCTAAAACCTATACAGTAACGGTCTCTACATTAGAAGCGAGTTCTGAAAATAAAATATTGTCTTTTAGTCTTGACATACTTGCCAGTTTAGGTTTATCAACTAGTATTAACCATGATAATTCACAAATAGTTATATCGTCTTCAACAGAAAAGGTATTTTCTTACTATGAATTAGAAAAAATAGAAAACATAGTACCGTCAATAGAAATTTCAGAATTGGCTTCTATATCTGATGATTCTGAAGTTATAGACCTTTTGAGTATTTCTGCAGAACCTACAGAGTATGTAGTGACATCTGAAAGTGGAGAACTTAGAACATATACATTAATACGTGATTATAAGTTAAAAGAGTTTGTATCAAAATGGAATCCAATAATCACACCTATATATGGAAATGGCCAAAATAAAGATGTAAAGTTACCTATATACGAAGGGGGTGATTATGATTTCGTCGTAGATTGGGGAGATGGCACAGAAAAACAAATAGTTACTTCTCATGATAGTCCTAGTGCTACACATAGATATTCAACAGGAGGAGAAAAAACAGTAATTATTACTGGAAAAGTAGAGGGCTTTAACTTCAGTAAGGTTACTGATAGCAAAGAACAAATAATAGAAATTTCATCTTGGGGAGATTTGAGATTTGGTAATGAGGGGGGCTATTTTAAAGATTGTGAAAAATTGAGTTCATTACCTTCGGAAGCTCCATATTTAGAGGGAGTGACTGATCTATCTGAGATGTTTTATGGAGCTATAGTCTTCAATGGTGATATAAGTAATTGGAACGTTTCTAAGGTAGAAAATATGTCTGGTATGTTTCGTAACGCTTTAGCTTTTGATAAAGAATTAAATGCTTGGGATGTTTCTAGTGTTACTAATATGTCAGAGATGTTTAAAGGTGCTGATGCTTTTAATCAAAATATAGGGGATTGGGATGTAAGTAGTGTCACTAATATGGAGAGTATGTTTGGAGGCACTAAAGTTTTTAATCAGGATTTAAATGATTGGAATGTATCTAGTGTTACCAATATGTCAAGTATGTTTGAAACAGCTGAATCTTTTAATAAGGATCTCAATAAATGGAACGTAGGGAATGTCACTAATATGTCGAGTATGTTTTCTGGTGGTTACAATATCACTGTCGCTTTTAACGGTAATATTGGTGAATGGAATGTGTCAAAAGTTACTGATATGTCTAATATGTTTGAAAGGGCTTCAAGTTTTAATCGTAATATTAGTAACTGGAATGTTTCTAATGTTGAAGACATGTCAAAGATGTTTTCTTCTGGCTGGACTGGAAATCCTATTCCTTTTAATCAAAACGTTAGTGGCTGGAATGTGTCAAAAGTTACTGATTGTACTGATTTTTCTAAAAGAACATCAAATTTTGAAGATACAAATAAACCTTCTTTTAGTTGTACAATTGGACGATCTTATTCTTATCGAAGATCTTAA
- a CDS encoding DUF5018 domain-containing protein — protein sequence MKTKILLFCLFSFQAALFTRCVKNEKVEEVLSNIISISSLKFDSAENEGLTEEDVSISFDPNDSTKISVILPYKKRELITKLVPKIEFSGKTIDPDPSTINDFSSPVSFKITSEKGDSKTYTVTVSTLEASSENKILSFSLDILASLGLSTSINHDNSQIVISSSTEKVFSYYELEKIENIVPSIEISELASISENPERIDLLSISAEPTEYVVTSESG from the coding sequence ATGAAAACAAAGATTTTATTGTTCTGTTTATTTTCTTTTCAAGCAGCTTTATTTACTCGTTGTGTAAAAAATGAAAAAGTAGAAGAGGTATTGTCAAATATTATATCTATTTCTTCTTTAAAATTTGACTCTGCCGAGAATGAAGGCTTGACAGAAGAAGATGTAAGTATTAGTTTTGATCCTAACGACTCTACTAAAATATCTGTTATTTTACCCTATAAGAAGAGAGAATTAATAACAAAATTAGTTCCTAAAATAGAATTTTCAGGAAAGACGATAGATCCAGACCCTAGCACGATTAATGATTTTTCGTCCCCTGTATCTTTTAAAATCACTTCTGAAAAGGGAGACTCTAAAACCTATACAGTAACGGTCTCTACATTAGAAGCGAGTTCTGAAAATAAAATATTGTCTTTTAGTCTTGACATACTTGCCAGTTTAGGTTTATCAACTAGTATTAACCATGATAATTCACAAATAGTTATATCGTCTTCAACAGAAAAGGTATTTTCTTACTATGAATTAGAAAAAATAGAAAACATAGTACCGTCAATAGAAATTTCAGAATTGGCTTCTATATCCGAAAATCCTGAAAGGATAGACCTTTTGAGTATTTCTGCAGAACCTACAGAGTATGTAGTGACATCTGAAAGTGGATAA
- a CDS encoding transposase — METPKQIILPVLRRGNSHSNKWYVSILKRIIIKIRESCLEMEIIIRSDSSFSCVAFYQLVDDFDLLYVTGIASNEVLKRKVSRSKNAVKKCI, encoded by the coding sequence ATGGAGACACCAAAACAGATTATTCTTCCCGTACTCCGTCGAGGAAACAGTCATTCTAATAAATGGTATGTTAGTATTTTAAAGCGAATAATTATCAAAATACGTGAGAGTTGCCTAGAGATGGAAATAATTATTAGAAGTGATAGCAGCTTTAGTTGCGTTGCTTTTTACCAATTAGTAGATGATTTTGATTTACTATATGTGACAGGCATAGCGAGCAATGAAGTTTTAAAAAGAAAGGTATCCCGTTCAAAAAATGCTGTAAAAAAATGTATTTAG
- a CDS encoding BspA family leucine-rich repeat surface protein, whose translation MRFGNEGGYFKDCQKLSLLPSEGPDLEGVTNLSEMFNGATVFNGDISNWNVSSVTNMSQMFYGARVFDCVISSWNVSSVTNMSEMFRYAKVFNQELNNWDVSNVINMSGMFKDADAFNKNINGWNVSSVTDMSSMFDRAKSFNQDLNGWKVGNVTNMSSMFSGGYGITVAFNGDISNWDVSKVTDMSNMFEWASSFNRDISSWNVSSVTSMSKMFSSGSTGNSIPFNQNISGWNVSKVTNCTDFSKRTSNFKSTNKPPFSCTIERSYSYRRS comes from the coding sequence TTGAGATTTGGTAATGAGGGGGGCTATTTTAAAGATTGTCAAAAATTGAGTTTATTACCTTCGGAAGGTCCAGATTTAGAGGGAGTGACTAATCTATCTGAGATGTTTAATGGCGCTACAGTTTTCAACGGTGATATAAGTAATTGGAATGTTTCTAGTGTTACTAATATGTCACAGATGTTTTATGGAGCTAGAGTCTTTGATTGTGTTATAAGTAGTTGGAACGTTTCTAGTGTTACTAATATGTCAGAGATGTTTAGGTATGCTAAGGTTTTCAATCAAGAATTAAATAACTGGGATGTTTCTAATGTTATTAATATGTCAGGTATGTTTAAAGATGCTGACGCTTTCAATAAAAACATAAATGGATGGAACGTATCTAGTGTTACCGATATGTCAAGTATGTTTGATAGAGCTAAATCTTTTAATCAGGATTTAAATGGTTGGAAGGTAGGGAATGTCACTAATATGTCGAGTATGTTTTCTGGTGGTTACGGTATCACTGTCGCTTTTAATGGTGATATTAGCAATTGGGATGTCTCTAAGGTTACTGATATGTCTAATATGTTTGAATGGGCTTCAAGTTTTAATCGTGATATTAGTAGCTGGAATGTTTCTAGTGTTACTAGTATGTCAAAGATGTTTTCTTCTGGCTCGACTGGAAATTCTATTCCTTTTAATCAAAACATTAGTGGCTGGAATGTGTCAAAAGTTACTAATTGTACTGATTTTTCTAAAAGAACATCAAATTTTAAGAGTACAAATAAACCTCCTTTTAGTTGTACAATTGAACGATCTTATTCTTATCGAAGATCTTAA
- a CDS encoding BspA family leucine-rich repeat surface protein — MKFKRLSLFLLCAVLSFNSCIKEEIVGVKNEEEGKSGNKILSFELRNIPSSVDVSTDINHEDSSISISMNGLISYYDLKGISPSISVSKGAEIRSDELKDFINIENNPITYTVISESGKSREYKVKITYELKKFISKWEGSNMIKLPIYKGGDYDFVVDWGDGSEKERVTSFDDLASLHEYETDGSYTITITGKIEGFSFGKVETSSENIINIEDWGDLKLLNSAYLRRSEFYAGYVGVFEDCTKLVSLPLDSPNLEGVTDVTNMFEGTTSFNGDISKWDVSKVTNMIGMFKNAKSFNGDISKWDVSNVTNMSGMFEDAVSFNQNIGGWNVGNVTDMSSMFYGGYKAKIAMIFNQDISGWDVSNVTNMSSMFERASHFNQNLNKWNVGNVTSMGSMFKEATSFSGDISNWKVGNVTNMSKMFSGGSFGTIPFNGDITEWDVSNVTDMSNMFEGAENFNQNIGGWNVGSVTNMFAMFCGAITFNQDISGWDVSRVTNMRIMFSGCWPRVCDKTSSFEQDLSGWDVSNVTECSSFSRKAPKITEDKKPNFVSNCNTNSLYYWMKGYDDD; from the coding sequence ATGAAATTCAAAAGGTTATCATTGTTTTTACTATGTGCAGTTTTATCTTTTAATTCTTGCATTAAAGAGGAGATCGTTGGTGTGAAGAATGAGGAAGAGGGAAAAAGTGGAAATAAAATATTGTCATTCGAATTAAGAAATATTCCTAGTAGTGTAGATGTATCTACAGATATTAATCACGAGGATTCTTCTATTTCAATATCTATGAATGGTTTAATATCCTACTATGATTTAAAGGGCATATCACCTTCTATAAGTGTTTCTAAAGGGGCTGAGATACGTTCTGACGAATTGAAAGATTTTATAAATATCGAAAATAACCCTATAACGTATACTGTAATATCTGAGAGTGGTAAGTCGAGGGAGTATAAAGTAAAAATCACTTATGAATTAAAGAAATTTATATCAAAATGGGAAGGTAGCAATATGATAAAATTACCTATATACAAGGGGGGTGATTATGATTTCGTCGTAGATTGGGGAGATGGTTCAGAAAAAGAAAGAGTTACTTCTTTCGATGATTTAGCTTCTTTACATGAATATGAAACAGATGGCAGTTACACTATAACCATCACTGGGAAAATCGAAGGTTTCAGCTTCGGTAAAGTTGAAACTAGTAGCGAAAATATAATAAACATAGAAGATTGGGGTGATTTAAAGCTCCTAAATAGTGCATATCTACGCAGGAGCGAATTTTATGCTGGGTATGTTGGGGTTTTTGAAGACTGCACCAAATTAGTAAGTCTGCCATTAGATTCTCCTAATTTAGAAGGAGTTACTGATGTGACTAATATGTTTGAGGGCACTACATCTTTTAATGGGGATATTAGTAAATGGGATGTATCAAAAGTTACTAATATGATTGGTATGTTTAAGAATGCTAAATCATTTAATGGAGATATTAGTAAATGGGACGTTAGTAATGTTACTAATATGAGTGGTATGTTTGAAGATGCTGTATCCTTCAATCAAAATATTGGCGGATGGAACGTAGGGAATGTCACTGATATGTCGAGTATGTTTTATGGTGGTTATAAAGCTAAAATAGCCATGATCTTTAATCAAGATATTAGTGGTTGGGATGTAAGTAATGTTACTAATATGAGTAGTATGTTTGAAAGGGCTTCGCATTTTAATCAGAATCTTAATAAGTGGAATGTAGGTAATGTTACTAGTATGGGTAGTATGTTTAAAGAAGCTACGAGTTTTAGTGGAGATATTAGCAATTGGAAAGTGGGCAATGTTACTAATATGTCTAAGATGTTTTCTGGCGGAAGTTTTGGTACTATACCTTTTAATGGAGATATTACAGAGTGGGATGTTTCAAACGTTACTGATATGTCAAATATGTTTGAGGGAGCCGAAAATTTTAATCAAAATATTGGTGGGTGGAATGTAGGTAGTGTTACTAATATGTTTGCTATGTTTTGTGGAGCTATAACTTTTAATCAAGATATTAGTGGCTGGGATGTATCAAGAGTTACTAATATGAGAATTATGTTTTCTGGTTGTTGGCCTAGGGTTTGTGATAAAACAAGCTCTTTTGAACAAGATTTAAGTGGTTGGGATGTTTCAAATGTTACTGAGTGTTCTAGTTTTTCTAGGAAAGCGCCAAAAATCACCGAGGATAAGAAACCTAATTTTGTCAGTAACTGCAATACTAACTCATTGTATTATTGGATGAAAGGCTATGACGACGATTAG
- a CDS encoding transposase, which yields MLGYEDANDVSHLRHEPLLKDVLQGDLASQPTISRFENSLDKQAVFKFCNAWLYKYVSNLSGRKRIVIDVDSTDDPTHGSQQLSMFNGYYDKFMYNELFFHDGDTKTDYSSRTPSRKQSF from the coding sequence ATGTTAGGCTATGAAGACGCCAATGATGTTAGTCATTTACGGCATGAGCCTTTATTAAAAGATGTTCTTCAAGGTGATTTGGCCTCTCAACCCACTATATCAAGATTTGAGAATAGCTTGGATAAACAGGCTGTTTTTAAGTTTTGTAATGCATGGTTATACAAATATGTTTCAAATTTATCTGGTCGCAAGAGAATAGTTATTGATGTAGATTCAACCGATGATCCAACTCATGGCAGTCAACAATTGTCAATGTTTAACGGTTATTATGATAAATTCATGTACAATGAACTATTTTTTCATGATGGAGACACCAAAACAGATTATTCTTCCCGTACTCCGTCGAGGAAACAGTCATTCTAA